A single genomic interval of uncultured Desulfobulbus sp. harbors:
- a CDS encoding helix-turn-helix domain-containing protein, translating to MEQEFSKRLLSARKMAGMSLEALSQATGALVSKQAISKYEKGKAMPGSEVLIAMAKALGVRVDYFFRPSQVVIDGLSFRKKASLRVKEKERITYQTLDFLQKYLEIEKVLNLSHEADIPIERKSIRTHEDIEQAALEIRRQWNLGEAPITQLTELLEDHGFKIYEVDGDDNFSGLSGYAAGLNIPVIAVGKHGDCVRKRFTIAHELAHLLLDFSDCGDSDHEKLCHAFAGALLLPEKIIREEFGGGVRKRVTQWELKKLKGICGISMQAIMARAHILGIIDDASYRSFNIFVSKNGWRQKEPGEYSGKEKANRFKQLVLHAAAEQVISYSKGAELLGVSLGAFEREVLIVS from the coding sequence ATGGAACAGGAATTCAGCAAACGATTGCTTTCTGCCCGTAAGATGGCCGGGATGAGTCTGGAAGCCCTGAGTCAGGCCACCGGCGCCCTGGTCAGCAAGCAGGCAATTAGTAAGTACGAAAAGGGAAAGGCCATGCCCGGCAGCGAGGTGTTGATTGCCATGGCCAAGGCGCTTGGCGTGCGTGTCGATTATTTTTTTCGTCCCAGCCAGGTGGTGATCGATGGCTTGAGCTTTCGCAAAAAGGCAAGTCTCCGGGTAAAGGAAAAGGAGCGTATCACCTATCAGACTCTGGATTTTTTGCAAAAATATCTCGAGATTGAGAAGGTACTCAATCTTAGTCATGAGGCGGACATCCCTATCGAGCGCAAAAGCATCCGAACCCATGAGGATATTGAACAGGCTGCTCTGGAGATCCGTCGTCAATGGAATTTGGGCGAGGCACCCATTACCCAACTCACCGAATTGCTGGAAGACCATGGCTTTAAAATATATGAGGTCGATGGTGATGACAATTTTTCCGGTCTTTCCGGTTATGCGGCGGGGTTGAATATTCCGGTTATTGCCGTTGGCAAGCATGGGGATTGTGTGCGCAAACGTTTCACCATTGCCCACGAACTGGCCCATCTGCTGCTCGATTTTTCCGACTGTGGTGACAGCGACCATGAAAAACTCTGCCACGCCTTTGCCGGCGCCTTGCTGCTCCCTGAAAAAATTATTCGGGAAGAGTTCGGGGGAGGGGTGCGCAAACGGGTCACCCAGTGGGAGTTGAAGAAGCTCAAAGGGATCTGTGGTATCTCCATGCAGGCGATCATGGCCCGTGCCCATATCCTGGGAATAATCGACGATGCGAGTTATCGCTCTTTCAATATTTTTGTCAGCAAAAACGGCTGGCGCCAAAAGGAACCAGGGGAGTATTCCGGCAAAGAGAAGGCCAATCGTTTCAAACAACTGGTCCTACATGCGGCTGCCGAGCAGGTGATCAGCTACAGCAAGGGAGCAGAATTACTGGGGGTGTCGCTGGGTGCGTTCGAGCGGGAGGTCCTGATCGTTTCATGA